Proteins encoded together in one Microbacterium sp. ABRD28 window:
- a CDS encoding glycoside hydrolase family 6 protein, with translation MATAPAPVRRRRRGLPRWLIIAFVVLAASGLLAILAAIGWVATWGFQMLSARPPALGTTIVVPDESKAAKALAAEDPGTDAYAATEYLAAQPTAYWLTPEEDPIGEVFGRMTHLAEEARAQDASIAVVVYGLPGRDCGNFSAGGLDEPDYVTWTEEIAAGLRAAGDLQKIVVLEPDSLALAPECGNVAERVAQLRGAIDRLAGPNTWIYVDGGHSTWLPPEEMAGLISQLDRTGSIRGFATNVSNYNHATEEFAYARQLSGLLGGAKAVVDTSRSGAGSNGEWCNPRGRLIGEPGGTLADDVVDTNLWIKPPGESDGECNGGPAAGVWWPKAAIELTREVE, from the coding sequence GTGGCCACTGCCCCCGCACCCGTGCGTCGTCGCCGCCGCGGGTTGCCGCGGTGGCTCATCATCGCGTTCGTCGTGCTGGCCGCCTCGGGGCTGCTGGCCATCCTCGCGGCGATCGGCTGGGTCGCCACCTGGGGGTTCCAGATGCTCAGCGCCCGTCCCCCCGCCCTCGGCACGACGATCGTCGTGCCCGACGAGTCGAAGGCGGCCAAGGCCCTTGCCGCCGAAGATCCCGGCACCGACGCGTACGCCGCGACGGAGTACCTCGCCGCACAGCCCACCGCGTACTGGCTCACCCCCGAGGAAGACCCGATCGGCGAGGTGTTCGGCCGCATGACGCACCTCGCCGAGGAGGCGCGCGCTCAGGACGCCTCGATCGCCGTCGTGGTCTACGGCCTTCCCGGACGAGACTGCGGCAACTTCTCCGCCGGGGGCTTGGACGAACCCGACTACGTCACGTGGACCGAGGAGATCGCCGCGGGCCTGCGCGCGGCGGGCGACCTGCAGAAGATCGTCGTCCTCGAGCCCGACAGCCTGGCCCTCGCCCCCGAGTGCGGGAACGTCGCCGAGCGGGTCGCGCAGCTGCGCGGGGCCATCGATCGCCTCGCGGGCCCGAACACCTGGATCTACGTCGACGGCGGCCATTCCACCTGGCTTCCGCCTGAGGAGATGGCCGGCCTCATCTCGCAGCTCGATCGCACCGGCAGCATCCGGGGATTCGCCACCAACGTCTCCAACTACAACCACGCCACCGAGGAGTTCGCCTACGCCCGGCAGCTGTCGGGTCTGCTCGGCGGCGCGAAGGCCGTCGTCGACACGTCGCGCAGCGGCGCCGGTTCCAACGGCGAATGGTGCAACCCCCGCGGCCGCCTCATCGGCGAGCCCGGCGGCACCCTCGCCGACGACGTGGTGGACACCAACCTCTGGATCAAGCCTCCCGGCGAGTCCGACGGCGAATGCAACGGCGGCCCGGCCGCGGGGGTGTGGTGGCCGAAGGCCGCCATCGAACTGACCCGCGAGGTGGAGTGA
- a CDS encoding response regulator transcription factor: MSDPSMALRTAVIVEDDPDIRHLLVEVLEAAGFSTVSVGNGIDGVRAVVSYQPLITTLDVNMPGMDGFEAARRIRAQSDTYIIMLTGLEDEADVVLGLGAGADEYIVKPFRPRELRARIDALLRRPRTQQVAHAPRQDSVGPSFPGARPIAQRPYDPQAPAPYPYPYEGMPGMSQMPSGPAMPFPGYTGEQGGHPGQPAPQTGPGSPLEPIIMAAQSASSGDPVADPNAGTDLVPADQGPRELAGVNVLAHRDLQLDPDTRIVMVAGDTLDLTRTEFDLLATLMESKRRVRSKADLTLVLRGESYVTSYFVGEADKRAIEAHMTNLRRKLGDNPTNPRYIETVRGVGYRLTSELVAGA, translated from the coding sequence ATGAGCGACCCCTCGATGGCTCTGCGGACGGCCGTCATCGTCGAAGACGATCCCGACATCCGTCACCTCCTCGTCGAGGTGCTCGAGGCGGCGGGGTTCTCGACGGTCTCGGTCGGCAACGGGATCGACGGGGTCCGCGCGGTGGTGTCCTACCAGCCGCTGATCACCACGCTCGATGTCAACATGCCCGGCATGGACGGGTTCGAGGCGGCACGCCGCATCCGCGCGCAGTCCGACACCTACATCATCATGCTCACGGGCCTCGAGGACGAGGCCGACGTCGTGCTCGGGCTCGGCGCCGGCGCCGACGAGTACATCGTCAAGCCGTTCCGCCCGCGCGAGCTGCGTGCCCGCATCGACGCGCTGCTGCGCCGTCCCCGCACCCAGCAGGTCGCTCATGCGCCGCGCCAGGACAGCGTCGGTCCATCCTTCCCCGGCGCCCGCCCGATCGCGCAGCGCCCGTACGATCCTCAGGCTCCGGCGCCCTACCCGTATCCCTACGAGGGCATGCCCGGGATGTCGCAGATGCCGAGCGGTCCCGCGATGCCCTTCCCCGGTTACACCGGCGAACAGGGCGGACACCCCGGGCAGCCGGCGCCGCAGACCGGTCCGGGATCGCCGCTCGAGCCGATCATCATGGCCGCGCAGTCGGCATCCTCGGGCGACCCCGTCGCAGATCCGAACGCCGGCACCGACCTCGTGCCCGCCGACCAGGGGCCGCGCGAGCTCGCCGGCGTGAATGTGCTCGCTCACCGCGACCTCCAGCTGGACCCCGACACGCGGATCGTCATGGTCGCCGGCGACACCCTCGATCTCACCCGCACCGAGTTCGACCTGCTGGCGACCCTCATGGAGTCCAAGCGCCGCGTCCGCAGCAAGGCCGACCTGACGCTGGTCCTCCGGGGAGAGTCGTACGTCACCTCGTACTTCGTCGGCGAAGCCGACAAGCGCGCGATCGAGGCGCACATGACGAACCTGCGCCGCAAGCTCGGCGACAACCCCACCAACCCCCGGTACATCGAGACGGTGCGCGGCGTGGGCTATCGCCTCACCTCGGAGCTCGTCGCCGGCGCCTGA
- a CDS encoding glycosyltransferase family 2 protein: MSAVPRPPVDVPLEPGFADDFSSVLENLTGHRSTIGCIIPAYNEEESIAGVIESLLGQTRVPDVIHVVVNNSSDATVKVASEFAGPHQITNDLGEQFTEVFVHDIGKNPDKKVGALNYGYSLVEGYDYLLGVDGDTMADPKAVEFLETEAVSDSRIGGISAIYSIDDRPIKGLVGKFLIAGQRTQFAAFNLQNLLRGRNMAVLGGQFSIFSTNALRDVMRQNHQSTPWVRDSEVEDSLLSLQIKSAGYLTKISPYARADVGGMTTLKGYDAQQVKWTYGAIELMWPGQRGDTKGQPLHPNLRLRWFENFGMLTNLFVRVAFLILLAGSLSIGAFIFSPWWLIPPVVATLLNLRIARTMKSHNSRDLLFAGLMFPAEIFMWIRLSHFLRSWTRFLSRKKVDNWAMQAKAEKGGGSAHWLPLVLLVAVLVAMAVIWTMLGPMVQSTILWIGWPIVGVVTVLQTLLMFFKLIRRYQGYKV, translated from the coding sequence ATGTCGGCCGTGCCCCGTCCCCCGGTCGATGTGCCGCTGGAGCCCGGGTTCGCCGACGACTTCTCCTCGGTGCTGGAGAACCTCACCGGGCACCGCTCCACGATCGGCTGCATCATCCCCGCCTACAACGAGGAGGAGTCGATCGCCGGGGTCATCGAGTCCCTCCTCGGTCAGACCCGGGTGCCCGACGTCATCCACGTCGTGGTCAACAACTCCTCCGACGCCACCGTCAAGGTCGCCTCGGAGTTCGCCGGCCCACACCAGATCACCAACGACCTGGGTGAGCAGTTCACCGAGGTCTTCGTCCACGACATCGGCAAGAACCCCGACAAGAAGGTCGGGGCGCTCAACTACGGCTACTCGCTGGTCGAGGGCTACGACTACCTCCTGGGCGTCGACGGCGACACCATGGCCGATCCGAAGGCTGTCGAGTTCCTCGAGACCGAGGCGGTCTCGGACTCGCGCATCGGCGGCATCTCGGCCATCTACTCCATCGACGACCGGCCGATCAAGGGTCTCGTCGGCAAGTTCCTCATCGCCGGTCAGCGCACGCAGTTCGCGGCGTTCAACCTGCAGAACCTGCTGCGCGGACGCAACATGGCGGTGCTGGGCGGGCAGTTCTCGATCTTCTCCACCAACGCCCTCCGCGACGTCATGCGCCAGAACCACCAGTCCACGCCGTGGGTGCGCGACAGCGAGGTGGAGGACTCGCTGCTGTCGCTGCAGATCAAGAGCGCCGGGTACCTCACCAAGATCAGCCCCTATGCCCGTGCGGATGTCGGTGGCATGACCACGCTGAAGGGTTACGACGCCCAGCAGGTGAAGTGGACGTACGGCGCCATCGAGCTGATGTGGCCGGGGCAGCGGGGCGACACCAAGGGACAGCCCCTGCACCCGAACCTGCGGCTGCGGTGGTTCGAGAACTTCGGCATGCTGACGAACCTCTTCGTGCGCGTCGCCTTCCTCATCCTCCTCGCCGGGTCACTCTCGATCGGCGCGTTCATCTTCTCGCCGTGGTGGCTGATCCCGCCGGTCGTGGCGACGCTGCTGAACCTGCGGATCGCGCGCACCATGAAGAGCCACAACTCGCGCGACCTGCTGTTCGCGGGCCTGATGTTCCCCGCCGAGATCTTCATGTGGATCCGCCTCAGCCACTTCCTGCGGTCGTGGACGCGGTTCCTCTCGCGCAAGAAGGTCGACAACTGGGCGATGCAGGCCAAGGCCGAGAAGGGCGGCGGAAGCGCCCACTGGCTCCCGCTGGTTCTCCTGGTCGCGGTGCTGGTGGCCATGGCGGTCATCTGGACCATGCTCGGACCCATGGTGCAGTCCACCATCCTGTGGATCGGGTGGCCCATCGTCGGCGTCGTCACGGTGCTCCAGACGCTGCTGATGTTCTTCAAGCTCATCCGCCGCTACCAGGGATACAAGGTCTGA
- a CDS encoding fructose 1,6-bisphosphatase has translation MRISAPRTRRPRRLLVVAVAGALAVAMTGCAQVADAFNQFQQSAGAPAAAATPTPLASPSMDFDSQFTYDGSVALSTEVADQLEVRLDVWAADPKRTQEWTPTRAKTLGFAVNVHDHRVDEKAVLTDKRRVYLSSVSVTSQTAQTSGQVQSPFQFSADPRTLVPTDTLRSDRGLLLNSFQGGLLVPETTISQLPADTYGITLEFALTVWVEGNANDENSFSQQTVYQYLPVAIYPDGSAAVAGPPTQP, from the coding sequence GTGCGTATCTCAGCCCCCCGTACCCGCCGCCCCCGGCGACTCCTCGTCGTCGCCGTCGCCGGCGCGCTCGCCGTGGCGATGACGGGGTGCGCCCAGGTCGCCGATGCGTTCAACCAGTTCCAGCAATCCGCGGGCGCACCGGCCGCGGCGGCGACTCCGACACCGCTCGCCTCGCCGTCGATGGACTTCGACTCGCAGTTCACCTACGACGGCTCGGTCGCGCTGTCCACCGAGGTGGCCGATCAGCTCGAAGTGCGCCTGGATGTGTGGGCCGCCGACCCGAAGCGCACGCAGGAGTGGACCCCGACACGAGCGAAGACGCTCGGCTTCGCCGTGAACGTCCACGATCACCGCGTGGATGAGAAGGCCGTGCTCACCGACAAGCGTCGCGTCTACCTCTCCTCGGTCTCGGTGACCTCCCAGACCGCTCAGACGAGCGGTCAGGTGCAGAGTCCCTTCCAGTTCAGCGCCGACCCCCGCACGCTCGTTCCGACGGACACCCTGCGCTCGGACCGCGGCCTGCTGCTCAACAGCTTCCAGGGCGGCCTCCTCGTCCCCGAGACGACGATCAGCCAGCTCCCCGCCGACACCTACGGCATCACGCTGGAGTTCGCCCTCACCGTCTGGGTCGAGGGCAACGCCAACGACGAGAACTCCTTCTCGCAGCAGACGGTCTACCAGTACCTTCCGGTCGCCATCTACCCCGACGGCTCCGCCGCGGTGGCGGGTCCCCCCACCCAGCCTTGA
- a CDS encoding GGDEF domain-containing protein has translation MIDGIPSFSGPNLALAQATVATLGVVIMIGVAFLDRPHRSTLLWSIAFLVAMTSSWGVVLAETVDSETMRRVALGALLGAPGFFWAGFRTLRGAPSRWWLAALLSVLSPIVLVAAGATEAYSVAFRILFFLSAVFAFLLLVEWLRLPDRGDAVLYPLVVISVLNSALAAFVAIAGFVFPASSGDDLQFVRSVNQLGFIVYMVCALVSLVGFATRRERVVGPGERTPWEEFASGCRDRIARAARRGERSWALLVFRLDDEADVRDAVGVAGFDAVCTSFAQEILVDLPADADVAERRPGTVVVLVSRPEPVLRAALRGALGRVGRMENAGGMEIQVSASVGWVAVDPDSAAEGDVEALLDRAEAAAETASRAGGDRWERVGV, from the coding sequence ATGATCGACGGCATCCCCTCGTTCAGCGGGCCGAATCTCGCGCTGGCGCAGGCCACGGTCGCGACGCTCGGTGTCGTCATCATGATCGGGGTGGCGTTCCTGGATCGACCGCATCGCTCGACGCTGCTGTGGTCGATCGCGTTCCTTGTGGCGATGACATCCTCATGGGGCGTCGTTCTCGCCGAGACCGTCGACTCCGAGACGATGCGCCGGGTGGCGTTGGGCGCTCTCCTGGGCGCGCCGGGGTTCTTCTGGGCGGGCTTCCGCACGCTGCGGGGCGCGCCGTCGCGGTGGTGGCTGGCGGCGCTGCTGTCGGTCCTCAGCCCGATCGTCCTGGTCGCGGCCGGGGCCACCGAGGCCTACAGCGTCGCCTTCCGCATCCTGTTCTTCCTCTCAGCGGTCTTCGCCTTCCTCCTCCTGGTCGAGTGGCTGCGTCTCCCCGACCGCGGCGACGCGGTGCTCTACCCCCTCGTGGTGATCTCGGTGCTGAACTCCGCGCTGGCCGCCTTCGTCGCCATCGCAGGCTTCGTCTTCCCCGCGTCCAGCGGCGATGATCTGCAGTTCGTCCGCTCCGTCAACCAGCTCGGGTTCATCGTGTACATGGTGTGCGCACTGGTGTCGCTGGTGGGGTTCGCCACCCGCCGTGAACGGGTGGTCGGTCCCGGGGAGCGCACCCCGTGGGAGGAGTTCGCCTCGGGATGCCGCGACCGCATCGCCCGCGCCGCCCGGCGGGGGGAGCGCTCCTGGGCGCTCCTGGTCTTCCGGCTCGATGACGAGGCCGACGTGCGGGATGCGGTGGGCGTGGCCGGATTCGACGCGGTCTGCACGAGTTTCGCGCAGGAGATCCTGGTCGACCTCCCCGCCGACGCCGACGTCGCCGAACGGCGTCCGGGCACGGTGGTGGTGCTCGTCTCCCGCCCCGAGCCGGTGCTGCGCGCCGCTCTGCGCGGCGCGCTCGGGCGGGTCGGGCGGATGGAGAACGCCGGCGGCATGGAGATCCAGGTCTCCGCCAGCGTCGGCTGGGTCGCGGTGGACCCCGACAGCGCCGCCGAGGGCGATGTCGAAGCGCTCCTGGACCGCGCCGAGGCAGCCGCCGAAACGGCGAGCCGCGCCGGCGGCGACCGGTGGGAGCGGGTCGGCGTCTGA
- a CDS encoding PAS domain-containing sensor histidine kinase — MSAGGRSRTVDVAPAPSATWSTSPDTRVLAPAPISSRTRSIWLSQLVLGATVLAVVILLLFIQPGQLASWTFTGGILLLVAITAATMIAPWGRLSAAAVLIVPFADLFAVGLLNLEGDLRFAFLWTFPIVWIALHYGARTLAVALGAVGLFLLVVASLGPGTDSTIRVVLIVIVLSFIGITLHVGSRRTRAFKRLLRQQARRLRSTLDRATAQERRIAEMIDGIDLGIVRLSPTGELLALNAAYRGLYGLGEQESLADAAVVEHTGIDGPEVPVDERPFARAARGEAFEPETYWLLDAEGAWRAVTVSASPLASRSEGEASMLLVAREVTALLQAQRARDQVVAMASHEIRNPLTVILGRAELALERDVDPVSRDDFAVIEASAERMLTMLEQTLRDSRSSFTAPRGTDEIDLRSVLEAALVGVQANARARNITLHTELPPVLPVRGDAFRLRQVFDNLLTNAVKYTPRQGTVSVRAAVAGYVVRVDVIDSGIGIPADEIDRVFEPYFRSPEAGQTAQGTGLGLGIARDIVEAHAGTLTLASEVGAGTTAQVVLPRAADA; from the coding sequence ATGTCAGCGGGGGGCAGGTCGCGAACGGTCGACGTCGCCCCCGCGCCGTCCGCAACGTGGTCGACCTCTCCGGATACGCGCGTGCTGGCTCCGGCGCCGATCTCCAGCCGAACCCGATCGATCTGGTTGAGCCAGCTCGTGCTCGGCGCGACGGTTCTCGCCGTGGTCATCCTGCTGCTGTTCATCCAGCCGGGGCAGCTGGCCAGCTGGACCTTCACCGGGGGCATCCTGCTGCTCGTGGCGATCACCGCGGCCACGATGATCGCGCCGTGGGGGCGGTTGTCGGCCGCGGCGGTTCTGATCGTGCCCTTCGCCGACCTCTTCGCGGTCGGGCTGCTCAACCTCGAGGGCGACCTGCGGTTCGCGTTCCTGTGGACCTTCCCCATCGTGTGGATCGCGCTGCACTACGGCGCCCGCACCCTCGCCGTCGCGCTCGGTGCGGTCGGCCTCTTCCTCCTCGTCGTCGCCAGCCTCGGCCCCGGCACCGACTCCACGATCCGCGTGGTGCTGATCGTCATCGTGCTGAGCTTCATCGGCATCACCCTGCACGTGGGGTCCCGGCGCACCCGGGCGTTCAAGCGGCTGCTGCGTCAGCAGGCACGCCGACTGCGGTCGACGCTGGATCGCGCGACCGCGCAGGAGCGGCGGATCGCCGAGATGATCGACGGCATCGATCTGGGCATCGTGCGTCTGTCTCCCACCGGCGAACTGCTTGCGCTGAACGCCGCCTACCGCGGTCTCTACGGACTCGGCGAGCAGGAGAGCCTGGCCGACGCGGCCGTGGTGGAGCACACCGGCATCGACGGACCGGAAGTGCCGGTCGACGAGCGCCCGTTCGCCCGCGCGGCACGCGGCGAGGCCTTCGAGCCCGAGACCTACTGGCTCCTCGACGCCGAGGGCGCGTGGCGGGCCGTGACGGTGTCGGCGAGCCCGCTGGCATCGCGGAGCGAGGGTGAGGCCAGCATGCTCCTGGTCGCGCGCGAGGTCACCGCGCTGCTGCAGGCGCAGCGCGCGCGGGATCAGGTCGTCGCGATGGCCTCCCACGAGATCCGCAACCCCCTGACCGTCATCCTCGGTCGCGCCGAGCTCGCGCTCGAACGCGACGTCGACCCCGTCAGCAGAGACGACTTCGCCGTCATCGAGGCCTCGGCCGAGCGGATGCTCACGATGCTCGAACAGACCCTCCGCGACTCTCGATCGTCGTTCACCGCGCCACGGGGAACGGATGAGATCGACCTCCGAAGCGTGCTGGAGGCGGCTCTGGTCGGGGTGCAGGCCAACGCGCGGGCGCGCAACATCACCCTGCACACCGAGCTGCCGCCGGTCCTGCCGGTGCGGGGCGACGCCTTCCGCCTTCGCCAGGTCTTCGACAACCTGCTCACGAACGCCGTGAAGTACACGCCTCGCCAGGGGACGGTCTCGGTGCGGGCGGCCGTCGCCGGCTACGTCGTGCGTGTGGACGTGATCGACTCGGGGATCGGGATCCCGGCCGACGAGATCGACCGGGTGTTCGAGCCGTATTTCCGTTCGCCCGAAGCGGGGCAGACGGCGCAGGGGACGGGCCTGGGCCTCGGGATCGCCCGCGACATCGTCGAGGCGCATGCCGGAACCCTCACCCTCGCTTCGGAAGTCGGTGCGGGGACCACGGCCCAGGTCGTCCTGCCCCGGGCGGCCGACGCATGA
- a CDS encoding endonuclease/exonuclease/phosphatase family protein gives MRVISYNLRKHRAAGELAELVERHGADVLCLQEYDTSDIPDEIAGLRLADATSRNRLGLAVYYRANTFRAVEVRALALKKSLHDHLLKPAEERMLGVRLHDIDHGTDLIVASFHAAPLTALNSLRRHQIRTALSELEQLGVGLPTLMVGDYNYPVFKENLGQKVREQGYELSLSDSRTYTRYRFFRGHYDFVTSSGFTIDRVRTLPQGLSDHLPILVTANITAAQPAEVPTAG, from the coding sequence ATGAGAGTGATCTCGTACAACCTGCGCAAGCATCGCGCCGCGGGCGAGCTGGCCGAGCTCGTCGAACGCCACGGTGCCGACGTCCTGTGTCTGCAGGAGTACGACACCTCCGACATCCCCGACGAGATCGCGGGGCTCCGCCTCGCGGACGCGACCTCGCGCAACCGGCTGGGTCTTGCGGTCTACTACCGCGCCAACACGTTCCGCGCGGTCGAGGTGCGGGCCCTGGCGCTGAAGAAGTCGCTGCACGATCACCTGCTGAAGCCCGCCGAGGAACGGATGCTCGGGGTGCGGCTGCACGACATCGATCACGGCACCGACCTGATCGTGGCGTCCTTCCACGCGGCGCCCCTGACGGCACTCAACTCGCTACGCCGACATCAGATCCGCACGGCGCTGTCGGAGCTGGAGCAGTTGGGGGTGGGCCTTCCGACGCTGATGGTGGGCGACTACAACTACCCGGTGTTCAAGGAGAACCTCGGGCAGAAGGTGCGCGAGCAGGGGTACGAGCTCAGCCTTAGCGACTCCCGCACATACACCCGCTATCGATTCTTCCGCGGCCATTACGACTTCGTGACCTCATCCGGATTCACGATCGATCGGGTCCGCACCCTTCCGCAGGGCCTGTCGGATCACCTGCCGATCCTGGTGACGGCGAACATCACGGCGGCGCAGCCGGCGGAGGTTCCGACGGCGGGCTGA
- a CDS encoding tRNA pseudouridine synthase A, with the protein MRIRLDLSYDGTHFRGWARQPGLRTVQGTLESALGRVLRGDPRVVVAGRTDAGVHATGQVAHLDLDPAQEERLAAARAPRGAASPGTTHGPVAQLARRINGVLGAYADLAVRATTLAPAGFDARFSAVWRRYVYRIADRATGYDPLERHRTTSVRSHLDEERMDAAARSLIGLHDFAAYCKPREEATTIRTLLDFGWRRDADGVLIADVRADAFCHSMVRALVGGCVAVGEGRLDPGDLAAIRDRGGKVPEIHVLAARGLTLAEVGYPSDDLLAARAEQTRARREAE; encoded by the coding sequence GTGCGCATCCGCCTCGATCTCTCCTACGACGGCACGCACTTCCGCGGGTGGGCCCGTCAGCCGGGCCTTCGGACGGTGCAGGGGACGCTGGAGTCCGCCCTCGGCCGCGTGCTCAGAGGCGATCCCCGCGTCGTGGTCGCCGGGCGCACCGACGCCGGCGTCCACGCCACCGGGCAGGTCGCCCACCTCGACCTCGACCCGGCGCAGGAGGAACGTCTGGCCGCCGCGCGCGCGCCGCGCGGCGCGGCGAGTCCGGGCACGACGCACGGTCCCGTCGCGCAGCTCGCGCGTCGCATCAACGGGGTGCTGGGCGCGTACGCCGATCTGGCGGTGCGGGCGACCACGCTCGCCCCCGCGGGGTTCGACGCCCGCTTCTCGGCGGTCTGGCGGCGCTACGTCTACCGCATCGCCGACCGCGCCACAGGATACGACCCTCTCGAGCGCCACCGCACCACGAGCGTGCGGTCGCACCTCGATGAGGAGCGGATGGATGCCGCGGCACGCTCGCTCATCGGACTCCACGATTTCGCGGCCTACTGCAAGCCGCGCGAGGAGGCGACGACCATCCGCACCCTGCTGGACTTCGGTTGGCGCCGCGACGCCGACGGCGTGCTGATCGCCGACGTCAGGGCCGACGCGTTCTGCCACAGCATGGTGCGGGCCCTGGTCGGGGGGTGCGTCGCCGTGGGGGAGGGGCGCCTCGATCCGGGAGACCTCGCCGCGATCCGCGATCGCGGCGGGAAGGTGCCCGAGATCCACGTCCTCGCCGCGCGCGGACTGACCCTCGCCGAGGTGGGCTACCCCTCCGACGACCTGCTCGCCGCCCGCGCCGAGCAGACCCGGGCGCGACGCGAAGCGGAGTGA
- a CDS encoding acyltransferase family protein — MSPRRIVDLTGYLMTLTAPIRLSAPSSPTADLPRRYAGLDGMRAVAVALVVIYHLFPAMLPGGFIGVDVFFVISGFLITSLLLREHARNGRIALVGFWRRRARRLLPALALVVLVCSSAALLVGGDVLVRLGAQVLGAATFSYNWVSLAGDSGYFSAATPELFRNFWSLAVEEQFYVIWPLLLPLFLLLPRAWARAGAAVLLAAASAAWMAVLVTSALGTPGGDLTRVYFGTDTHAFGILLGVALAFATTRVLARPSATSRPQWTGPVGAAAISGLVLLSFLAPVDGVVTFPGALVAASLLSAAAIIAGVWPGSRFGAALDTQPLRWIGDRSYGIYLWHWPILVLLLAGLQGTGAEAGVPGSVGLTALALTLLAAELSYRFVETPVRRHGFRGSLRRLGRALRAGAGARIGAVTAGAVAIALVAGTGAAVAAAPTVSSGQAMVDAGQRALAEVDAPAAPAPTPSPEATGSTGAEGAPAASGSSPPAVPGVPSGDSVPRPAPTPVTGDQISAVGDSVMLASAPALLERFPGIAVDAAVSRSAWAGPGILQQLADSGQLRPYVVLGLGTNGPVDRDALERMATIAGPERTLILVNAFAPRDWIPGVNAELADFAATHPRVFIADWSGAITPKPELLAGDQIHPDSGGGTVFADAVGQAVERAEEHRALLAYEQELRAWRRAHFTVGREFE, encoded by the coding sequence GTGTCCCCCCGCAGGATCGTCGACCTGACCGGTTACCTCATGACGCTCACCGCCCCCATACGTCTCAGCGCCCCCAGCTCGCCGACCGCCGATCTTCCGCGCCGGTATGCGGGATTGGACGGGATGCGAGCGGTCGCCGTGGCGCTCGTGGTCATCTACCACCTCTTCCCCGCCATGCTGCCGGGCGGGTTCATCGGCGTGGACGTCTTCTTCGTCATCAGCGGGTTCCTCATCACGAGCCTGCTGCTGCGCGAGCACGCTCGGAACGGCCGGATCGCGCTGGTCGGGTTCTGGCGTCGACGGGCACGGCGGCTCCTGCCGGCGCTCGCGCTGGTGGTGCTCGTCTGCTCCAGCGCGGCCCTCCTCGTCGGCGGCGATGTGCTCGTGCGCCTGGGGGCACAGGTGCTCGGAGCGGCGACCTTCAGCTACAACTGGGTCTCACTGGCCGGTGACAGCGGCTACTTCTCCGCCGCCACCCCCGAACTCTTCCGCAACTTCTGGTCGCTCGCCGTCGAGGAGCAGTTCTACGTCATCTGGCCGCTCCTGCTGCCGCTCTTCCTCCTCCTCCCCCGCGCGTGGGCGCGTGCCGGGGCGGCCGTGCTGCTGGCGGCGGCCTCGGCCGCGTGGATGGCGGTGCTGGTGACCTCCGCTCTCGGCACGCCCGGCGGCGACCTCACCCGCGTGTACTTCGGCACCGACACCCACGCCTTCGGCATCCTGCTGGGGGTGGCCCTGGCGTTCGCCACGACGAGGGTGCTCGCGCGTCCGTCGGCGACGTCGCGTCCGCAGTGGACCGGGCCGGTCGGCGCGGCGGCGATCTCGGGACTCGTGCTGCTGTCGTTCCTCGCACCGGTCGACGGGGTGGTGACCTTCCCCGGCGCGCTGGTGGCGGCGAGCCTCCTCTCCGCCGCGGCGATCATCGCCGGGGTGTGGCCCGGTTCGCGGTTCGGCGCGGCGCTCGACACCCAGCCGCTGCGGTGGATCGGCGACCGCTCGTACGGCATCTACCTCTGGCACTGGCCGATCCTCGTCCTGCTCCTCGCGGGGCTCCAGGGCACCGGCGCCGAGGCCGGGGTCCCCGGGAGCGTCGGCCTCACCGCCCTCGCGCTCACCCTCCTCGCCGCCGAGCTGTCGTATCGCTTCGTCGAGACGCCGGTGCGTCGGCACGGGTTCCGTGGATCGCTCCGCCGGCTCGGGAGGGCGCTGCGCGCTGGTGCGGGCGCGCGCATCGGTGCGGTGACCGCCGGCGCCGTCGCGATCGCACTCGTGGCCGGGACCGGTGCCGCGGTCGCCGCGGCACCGACGGTGTCGTCGGGACAGGCGATGGTGGATGCCGGTCAGCGCGCGCTCGCCGAGGTCGACGCCCCCGCAGCGCCCGCTCCGACCCCGTCACCGGAGGCGACGGGGTCGACCGGCGCGGAGGGTGCCCCCGCGGCATCCGGATCATCACCTCCTGCCGTGCCGGGCGTCCCGTCCGGCGACAGCGTGCCCCGCCCCGCCCCGACGCCTGTGACGGGGGATCAGATCTCGGCGGTCGGCGACTCGGTCATGCTCGCCTCTGCCCCGGCGCTGCTCGAGCGCTTCCCCGGCATCGCCGTCGACGCGGCCGTGTCACGCTCGGCGTGGGCGGGCCCGGGCATCCTGCAGCAGCTCGCCGACAGCGGGCAGCTGCGCCCGTACGTGGTCCTGGGCCTCGGGACCAACGGTCCGGTCGATCGCGACGCCCTGGAGCGGATGGCGACGATCGCGGGGCCCGAGCGCACCCTCATCCTCGTCAACGCCTTCGCGCCGCGCGACTGGATCCCCGGCGTCAACGCCGAGCTGGCCGACTTCGCCGCGACGCACCCGCGCGTGTTCATCGCCGACTGGTCGGGGGCGATCACCCCGAAGCCCGAGCTGCTCGCCGGCGACCAGATCCACCCCGACTCCGGGGGCGGGACGGTCTTCGCCGACGCCGTCGGGCAGGCCGTCGAGCGCGCGGAGGAGCATCGCGCCCTCCTCGCCTACGAGCAGGAGCTGCGCGCCTGGCGGCGCGCGCACTTCACCGTCGGCCGCGAGTTCGAGTAG